A portion of the Bacteroides faecium genome contains these proteins:
- a CDS encoding LacI family DNA-binding transcriptional regulator → MEDQNYTIKDIARMAGVSAGTVDRVLHNRGDVSPKSKAKVQKVLDEIHYQPNVFAIGLAAKKKYSFICLIPYYIEHDYWHSVVGGIERARQELRPFNVSVDYLCYHHGDEQSYQEACRSIKESNVDAVLIAPNFREETLSLTAYLQENKIAYAFVDFNMEEVDALTYIGQDSYKSGYIAAKILMRNYSVGEGQELVLFLSNNKDNPAEIQMQRRLEGFMSYITEEYDNLVIHEVILNKSNQENNQQTLDEFFQTHPKAVLGVVFNSRVYQLGEYLRHAGRSMKGLIGYDLLKANVELLKSGDVHYLIGQRPGLQGYCGVKALCDYVVFKKHIEPVKYMPIDILIKENIDFYFEFV, encoded by the coding sequence ATGGAGGACCAGAACTATACCATTAAAGACATAGCTCGCATGGCGGGTGTTTCTGCCGGAACGGTTGACAGGGTATTGCACAATCGCGGTGACGTATCTCCCAAGAGCAAAGCTAAAGTACAAAAGGTGCTGGATGAGATTCATTATCAGCCTAATGTGTTCGCTATCGGATTGGCTGCTAAAAAGAAATACTCTTTCATTTGTCTGATTCCTTATTATATAGAACATGATTATTGGCATTCGGTAGTGGGTGGCATTGAACGTGCCCGACAAGAGTTGCGTCCTTTCAATGTGAGCGTTGATTACCTGTGCTATCATCATGGTGATGAGCAAAGCTATCAGGAAGCCTGCCGTTCTATTAAGGAAAGTAACGTGGATGCCGTATTGATTGCTCCGAATTTTAGGGAAGAAACATTGTCATTGACAGCCTATCTGCAAGAGAATAAGATAGCTTATGCATTTGTCGATTTCAATATGGAAGAGGTGGATGCATTGACATATATCGGGCAAGATTCATACAAAAGTGGATATATCGCGGCTAAAATATTAATGCGCAATTATTCGGTAGGAGAAGGGCAGGAACTGGTTCTGTTTTTAAGCAATAATAAGGATAACCCTGCTGAAATACAGATGCAGCGCCGTTTGGAAGGCTTTATGAGTTATATTACCGAAGAGTATGACAACTTGGTGATCCATGAAGTGATACTGAATAAATCCAATCAGGAAAACAATCAGCAGACATTGGATGAGTTTTTTCAGACGCATCCGAAGGCTGTGCTCGGCGTGGTATTTAATTCCAGAGTATATCAGTTAGGAGAATATCTCCGTCACGCAGGTCGTAGTATGAAGGGGTTGATAGGGTATGACCTTTTGAAAGCGAACGTAGAGCTGCTAAAATCGGGCGATGTGCATTATTTAATCGGGCAGCGTCCCGGATTACAAGGATATTGCGGAGTGAAAGCTCTGTGCGATTATGTCGTGTTTAAGAAGCATATTGAGCCCGTAAAATATATGCCTATCGACATTCTGATTAAGGAGAATATTGATTTTTATTTTGAATTTGTATAA
- the uxaC gene encoding glucuronate isomerase, producing the protein MKNFMDENFLLQTETAQKLYHEHAAKMPIIDYHCHLIPQMVADDYKFKSLTEIWLGGDHYKWRAMRTNGVDERFCTGKDTTDWEKFEKWAETVPYTFRNPLYHWTHLELKTAFGINKILNPQTAREIYDECNEKLAQPEYSARGMMRRYHVEAVCTTDDPIDSLEYHIKTRESGFEVKMLPTWRPDKAMAVEVPADFRAYVEKLAEVSGVTISNFDDMIAALRKRHDFFAEQGCRLSDHGIEEFYAEDYTDAEIKAIFNKVYGGAELTKEEILKFKSAMLVIFGEMDWEKGWTQQFHYGAIRNNNTKMFKLLGADTGFDSIGEFTTAKAMAKFLDRLNTNGKLTKTILYNLNPCANEVIATMLGNFQDGSVAGKIQFGSGWWFLDQKDGMEKQMNALSVLGLLSRFVGMLTDSRSFLSYPRHEYFRRTLCNLVGRDVENGEIPASEMERVNQMIEDISYNNAKNFFKF; encoded by the coding sequence ATGAAGAACTTCATGGACGAAAACTTTTTGTTGCAGACAGAAACTGCACAAAAGTTGTATCACGAGCATGCGGCTAAAATGCCGATCATCGACTATCACTGTCACTTAATCCCACAAATGGTAGCTGACGACTACAAGTTTAAATCACTGACTGAAATCTGGCTGGGTGGCGACCACTACAAATGGCGCGCAATGCGTACAAATGGCGTAGATGAACGCTTTTGTACAGGTAAAGATACCACAGACTGGGAGAAATTCGAAAAATGGGCTGAAACCGTTCCTTATACATTCCGCAACCCATTGTATCACTGGACTCACCTTGAACTGAAGACTGCATTCGGCATCAATAAGATATTGAACCCGCAAACTGCACGTGAGATTTACGATGAATGTAACGAGAAGCTAGCTCAACCTGAATATTCAGCTCGCGGAATGATGCGTCGTTACCATGTAGAAGCAGTATGCACTACTGACGATCCAATCGATTCACTGGAATACCACATCAAAACCCGTGAAAGCGGATTTGAAGTAAAGATGCTGCCAACTTGGCGTCCGGATAAAGCAATGGCAGTAGAAGTTCCTGCCGACTTCCGTGCTTACGTAGAAAAACTGGCAGAAGTAAGCGGTGTTACTATCTCCAACTTTGATGATATGATTGCTGCTTTACGTAAACGCCATGACTTCTTCGCAGAACAAGGATGCCGTTTGTCTGACCATGGTATCGAAGAATTCTACGCAGAAGACTATACAGACGCAGAAATCAAAGCTATATTTAATAAGGTATATGGAGGTGCCGAACTGACAAAAGAAGAAATTCTGAAGTTCAAATCAGCTATGCTCGTGATTTTCGGAGAGATGGATTGGGAAAAAGGATGGACGCAGCAATTCCACTATGGAGCTATCCGTAACAACAACACCAAGATGTTTAAACTGTTAGGCGCCGACACCGGTTTTGACTCTATCGGTGAATTTACAACTGCTAAAGCAATGGCTAAATTCCTCGACCGCCTGAACACCAACGGCAAATTGACTAAAACAATCCTCTATAATCTGAATCCATGCGCAAATGAAGTAATCGCTACCATGTTAGGCAACTTCCAGGATGGTTCCGTAGCAGGAAAAATCCAATTTGGTTCCGGATGGTGGTTCCTGGATCAAAAAGACGGCATGGAAAAACAAATGAACGCTTTGTCCGTACTCGGTCTTTTAAGCCGCTTTGTAGGTATGCTGACAGACTCCCGCTCATTCCTCTCCTATCCTCGTCACGAATACTTCCGTCGTACATTATGCAACCTGGTAGGACGTGATGTAGAGAACGGAGAAATCCCGGCGTCTGAAATGGAACGCGTTAATCAGATGATTGAAGATATCAGCTATAACAACGCAAAGAACTTCTTCAAGTTCTAA
- a CDS encoding MBL fold metallo-hydrolase, whose protein sequence is MKVKFISLASGSSGNCYYLGTETYGILIDAGIGIRTIKKTLKDFNILMDSIRAVFITHDHADHIKAVGHLGEKLNIPVYTTARIHAGINRSYCMTEKLSSSVRYLEKQEPMVLEDFRIESFEVPHDGTDNVGYCIEIDGKVFSFLTDLGEITPTAAHYISKAHYLILEANYDEEMLKMGPYPQYLKERITSKTGHMSNSDTAEFLAENITEHLRYIWLCHLSKDNNHPELAFKTVEWKLKNKGVIVGKDVQLLALKRNTPSELYVFE, encoded by the coding sequence ATGAAAGTGAAATTTATAAGCTTGGCGAGTGGCAGTAGTGGAAACTGTTATTATCTGGGCACTGAAACCTATGGAATACTGATAGATGCTGGAATCGGTATTCGTACTATAAAAAAAACACTGAAGGATTTTAATATCTTGATGGATAGTATTCGTGCCGTATTTATTACGCACGATCATGCGGATCATATCAAAGCCGTAGGCCATTTGGGTGAGAAGTTAAACATTCCCGTCTACACAACGGCACGTATTCATGCAGGAATCAATCGTAGTTATTGCATGACGGAGAAACTTAGTTCATCGGTTCGTTATCTGGAAAAGCAGGAGCCTATGGTTTTAGAAGATTTTCGTATTGAATCTTTTGAAGTCCCGCATGACGGTACGGATAATGTAGGGTACTGTATCGAAATAGATGGCAAAGTATTTTCTTTCTTAACCGACCTTGGGGAAATTACGCCTACGGCAGCTCATTATATTAGTAAGGCTCACTATCTGATTCTCGAAGCTAATTATGACGAAGAAATGCTCAAAATGGGTCCTTATCCTCAATATTTGAAAGAGCGGATCACGAGTAAGACCGGACACATGAGTAACTCCGATACCGCAGAATTTTTAGCGGAAAATATCACGGAACACTTGCGATATATCTGGCTATGCCACTTGAGCAAAGACAATAATCATCCGGAGTTGGCCTTTAAAACTGTGGAATGGAAATTAAAGAACAAAGGTGTTATTGTTGGCAAAGATGTGCAACTGCTTGCTTTAAAGCGAAATACGCCTTCCGAGCTTTATGTGTTCGAATAA
- a CDS encoding peptide MFS transporter: protein MNNSPQRAAKGFTRAFWVSNTVELFERMAYYAVFIVLTIYLSSILGFNDFEASMISGLFSGGLYLLPIFSGAYADKIGFRKSMIIAFSLLSIGYLGLGVLPTLLEAAGLVNYGATTQFSGLPDSSSRWLIVPVLFILMVGGSFIKSIISASVAKETTEATRARGYSIFYMMVNIGAFTGKTIIDPLRNVIGEQAYIYINYFSGAMTIIALLAVILLYKSTHTAGEGKSLREIGQGFMRIITNWRLLILILIVTGFWMVQQQLYATMPKYVIRMAGETAKPGWIANVNPFVVVCCVSFITRWMAKRSAITSMNVGMFLIPISALLMACGNLLGNDLISGMSNITLMMVAGIVVQALAECFISPRYLEYFSLQAPKGEEGMYLGFSHLHSFLSSIFGFGLAGILLTKYCPDPALFETRAAWEAASGNAHYIWYYFAAIGLIAAIALLLFAKITEFIDKKKKANQ, encoded by the coding sequence ATGAACAATTCCCCTCAGCGTGCTGCCAAAGGCTTTACGAGAGCTTTTTGGGTTAGCAACACAGTCGAACTGTTTGAACGTATGGCGTATTATGCCGTTTTTATCGTTCTCACGATTTATCTATCTTCCATTTTAGGTTTTAACGATTTTGAAGCAAGTATGATTTCCGGCTTATTTTCCGGTGGATTATATCTGCTTCCTATTTTTTCCGGGGCTTATGCCGACAAGATTGGTTTTCGGAAATCAATGATTATAGCGTTTTCCCTATTATCTATCGGATATTTGGGATTAGGAGTCTTGCCTACCTTATTAGAAGCGGCCGGACTGGTGAATTATGGTGCAACGACACAATTTAGCGGCTTGCCCGATAGCAGTTCCCGTTGGCTGATTGTGCCTGTCTTATTTATTCTTATGGTAGGCGGTTCTTTCATTAAATCTATTATTTCCGCTTCCGTAGCCAAAGAAACAACAGAAGCCACTCGTGCCCGTGGTTATTCTATTTTTTATATGATGGTAAATATAGGTGCTTTCACCGGTAAAACAATTATTGATCCTTTGCGGAATGTAATTGGTGAACAAGCATATATCTACATCAATTATTTTTCCGGTGCCATGACTATTATTGCTTTGCTTGCCGTTATTCTTCTTTATAAATCTACTCATACGGCAGGAGAAGGAAAAAGCCTTCGTGAGATTGGGCAGGGATTTATGAGAATTATAACGAATTGGCGTTTACTGATTCTTATATTGATTGTCACAGGCTTCTGGATGGTACAACAGCAACTTTATGCTACGATGCCCAAGTATGTGATCCGTATGGCAGGCGAAACGGCAAAACCGGGATGGATTGCCAATGTGAATCCTTTTGTGGTGGTATGTTGCGTTAGTTTTATCACACGTTGGATGGCAAAACGCAGTGCTATTACTTCAATGAATGTGGGAATGTTTCTGATTCCTATTTCGGCTTTATTGATGGCATGTGGTAACTTGCTAGGTAACGACTTGATTTCGGGTATGAGCAATATCACATTGATGATGGTTGCGGGTATTGTTGTGCAGGCACTTGCCGAGTGTTTCATCTCGCCGCGTTATCTGGAATATTTCTCTTTGCAGGCTCCTAAGGGAGAAGAAGGGATGTATTTAGGATTTAGTCACTTACATTCTTTCCTCTCGTCTATTTTCGGTTTTGGGTTGGCGGGAATCCTGCTGACTAAATATTGTCCGGATCCTGCTTTGTTTGAGACACGTGCAGCATGGGAGGCAGCCAGCGGAAATGCCCATTATATATGGTATTACTTCGCTGCAATTGGTCTGATTGCTGCTATAGCATTGCTATTATTTGCAAAAATCACCGAATTCATCGACAAAAAGAAGAAGGCTAATCAGTAA
- a CDS encoding BT0820 family HAD-type phosphatase, with amino-acid sequence MIIAVDFDGTIVEHRYPRIGEEIPFAVDTLKLLQQEKHRLILWSVREGSLLDEAVEWCKARGLEFYAVNKDYPEEQKDHQGFSRKLKADMFIDDRNLGGLPDWGVIYEMIKEKKTFADIYSQNGEEEKPSLKKKKRWLPF; translated from the coding sequence ATGATTATAGCTGTTGATTTTGACGGAACGATTGTAGAACATCGTTACCCGCGTATTGGTGAAGAAATTCCATTCGCAGTTGATACACTGAAGTTGTTGCAACAAGAAAAGCACCGTTTAATATTATGGAGTGTGCGTGAAGGCTCACTTCTGGACGAAGCTGTCGAATGGTGCAAGGCCAGAGGTTTGGAGTTTTACGCAGTGAATAAGGATTATCCTGAAGAACAAAAAGACCATCAGGGTTTCTCTCGTAAACTGAAAGCCGATATGTTTATAGACGACCGTAACCTGGGCGGCTTGCCGGATTGGGGAGTTATTTATGAAATGATAAAAGAGAAAAAGACATTCGCAGATATATACAGCCAAAATGGAGAAGAGGAAAAACCATCTCTGAAAAAGAAAAAAAGATGGCTGCCTTTTTAA
- a CDS encoding DUF6965 family protein → MAQHTYDNDSVQELLDWAKKMIETKNYPTEKYQLNKCTTIIDGKQYLESLVAMIARNWENSTFHPIIEQLWEFREKWEDKEA, encoded by the coding sequence ATGGCACAACATACTTATGACAATGATTCTGTTCAGGAGTTGCTGGACTGGGCAAAAAAGATGATTGAAACTAAAAATTATCCGACTGAAAAATATCAGCTTAATAAATGTACTACAATTATTGATGGCAAACAGTATTTGGAGTCTTTGGTTGCGATGATTGCCAGGAACTGGGAAAATTCAACGTTCCATCCCATTATTGAGCAATTATGGGAGTTTCGGGAGAAATGGGAGGATAAAGAAGCGTAG
- a CDS encoding DoxX family protein: MIYNLLFPTKPNTTKASLLLLAVRIIFGILLMNHGIQKWSNFQELSTAFPDPLGIGSPISLGLAIFGELVCSMAFIVGFLYRLAMIPMIFTMIVAFFIVHANDVFAVKEMAFIYLVVFIIMYIAGPGKFSIDHIIGYELERRKSKSYKK; this comes from the coding sequence ATGATTTATAATCTTTTATTTCCGACAAAGCCCAATACGACAAAAGCTTCTTTGCTTTTATTGGCAGTCCGAATCATCTTCGGAATATTATTAATGAACCATGGTATACAAAAATGGAGTAATTTCCAGGAACTGTCGACAGCCTTTCCCGATCCGTTGGGAATAGGAAGTCCTATCTCTCTCGGATTAGCCATTTTTGGCGAACTTGTGTGTTCAATGGCATTTATCGTCGGCTTCCTGTATCGGTTGGCAATGATTCCAATGATTTTCACCATGATTGTAGCATTCTTTATAGTTCACGCAAATGATGTATTTGCAGTTAAAGAAATGGCTTTCATCTACTTAGTCGTATTTATCATCATGTATATTGCCGGTCCCGGTAAATTCTCAATTGACCATATAATCGGCTACGAATTGGAACGGCGAAAATCTAAATCTTATAAAAAATAG
- a CDS encoding DUF3332 domain-containing protein produces the protein MKRGKLSLVAVVLSGSLLFSSCVGSFGLFNRLSSWNQSVGNKFVNELVFLAFNIIPVYGVAYLADALVINSIEFWSGSNPMANVGDVKKVKGENGNYMVKTLENGYSITKEGKTASMDLIYNKEANTWNVVANGESAELIKMNNDGTADLFLPNGEKMNVTLDAQGMMAARQATTSNLMFAAR, from the coding sequence ATGAAAAGAGGGAAACTGTCTTTAGTCGCAGTAGTACTTAGCGGCAGCCTATTATTCAGTTCTTGTGTAGGTTCATTTGGTTTATTCAATCGCTTATCTTCCTGGAACCAGTCTGTTGGAAACAAATTTGTAAACGAACTTGTATTTTTGGCTTTCAACATCATTCCGGTTTATGGAGTAGCTTATCTGGCTGATGCTTTAGTTATCAACTCTATCGAATTCTGGAGTGGCTCCAATCCGATGGCTAATGTAGGCGACGTGAAGAAAGTAAAAGGAGAAAACGGCAACTACATGGTAAAAACACTTGAGAATGGTTATTCTATCACTAAAGAAGGTAAAACCGCTTCCATGGATCTGATTTACAACAAAGAAGCCAATACTTGGAATGTTGTAGCAAACGGTGAAAGCGCAGAATTGATCAAGATGAACAATGACGGCACAGCTGATCTGTTCTTACCAAACGGCGAAAAGATGAATGTTACACTGGATGCCCAAGGTATGATGGCAGCCCGTCAGGCAACAACAAGCAACCTAATGTTTGCAGCCCGTTAA
- the tamL gene encoding translocation and assembly module lipoprotein TamL, whose protein sequence is MRRNFLFLITSAAVLSLASCTATKFVPDGSYLLDEVKIRTDQKNIRPSSLRMYVRQNPNAKWFSLIKTQLYVYNLSGRDSTRWGNKFLRRIGDAPVIYSEEEALRSEEEITKAVHNMGYMAATVKRSTKIKKKKIKLYYDVTAGNPYVVRSIKYDVPDPKIASILKRDSARNLLKEGMYFDVNVLDADRQRITDRLLRNGYYKFNKDFIGYTADTARNTYNVDLIQHLQPYKVHASDSARAHQQYRINKINFITDYDVLQSSAMSSVDINDSVHYKGYPIYYKDKLYLRPKVLTDNLRFSSGDLYNERNVQQTYSSFGRLSALKYTNIRFVETQIGDSTKLDCYVMLTKSKHKSVAFEVEGTNSAGDLGAAASVSFQNRNLFRGSETFMIKFRGAYEVISGLQAGYSNNNYTEYGVETSINFPNFLFPFLSSDFKRKIRATTEFGLQYNYQLRPEFLRTMASANWSYKWTQRQRIQHRIDLINIGFLYLPRISDKFREDYINKGQNQVFQYNYQNRLIINMGYSYNYNSVGGSIVNNTIAANSYSIRFNFESAGNVMYALSKATGIRKNSNGEYAILGIPYAQYLKGEFDFAKNIRIDRRNSFAFHAGVGIAVPYGNAKTIPFEKQYFSGGANSVRGWSVRDLGPGSFAGNGNLLDQSGDIKLDASIEYRSKLFWKFQGAVFVDAGNIWTIRNYANQPGGVFEFDKFYKQIAVAYGLGLRLDLDFFILRFDGGMKAVNPAFQTKKEHFPIIHPKFSRDFAFHFAVGYPF, encoded by the coding sequence ATGAGGAGAAATTTTCTTTTTTTGATTACTTCCGCTGCTGTCCTGTCACTTGCTTCGTGCACTGCCACTAAGTTTGTGCCGGATGGTTCTTATTTGTTGGATGAAGTCAAGATTCGTACGGATCAGAAGAATATCCGCCCTTCTTCCTTGCGCATGTATGTGCGTCAGAATCCTAATGCCAAGTGGTTTAGTTTGATAAAGACGCAGCTGTATGTCTATAATCTTTCGGGACGTGATTCTACCAGATGGGGGAATAAGTTTTTGAGAAGGATAGGGGATGCTCCTGTGATATATAGTGAGGAAGAAGCGCTACGTTCAGAGGAAGAAATCACGAAGGCTGTACATAATATGGGATATATGGCAGCAACAGTGAAGCGTTCGACAAAGATAAAAAAGAAAAAGATAAAGCTGTATTATGACGTGACGGCAGGGAACCCGTACGTCGTCCGGTCTATTAAATATGATGTGCCCGATCCAAAGATAGCCAGCATCCTGAAACGGGATTCTGCCAGGAATTTGCTGAAAGAAGGGATGTATTTTGATGTCAATGTATTGGATGCAGACAGACAGCGTATCACGGACAGGTTACTGCGGAATGGTTACTATAAATTTAATAAGGATTTTATTGGCTATACCGCTGATACGGCTCGTAATACATATAATGTGGATTTAATCCAACATTTGCAACCCTATAAAGTTCATGCGAGCGATTCTGCAAGAGCACATCAGCAATACAGGATAAACAAGATTAATTTTATTACGGATTATGATGTGTTGCAGTCATCTGCAATGAGCAGTGTAGATATCAATGACTCTGTTCATTATAAAGGCTATCCGATTTATTATAAAGATAAACTTTATCTGCGTCCCAAAGTACTGACGGACAATCTTCGTTTCAGTTCCGGGGATTTGTATAATGAACGGAATGTGCAGCAGACGTATTCCAGTTTTGGGCGTTTGTCTGCCTTGAAATATACTAATATCCGTTTTGTTGAAACACAGATAGGTGATTCGACAAAGCTCGATTGTTACGTCATGTTGACTAAGAGTAAACATAAATCCGTAGCTTTCGAGGTGGAAGGGACAAACTCTGCCGGCGACTTGGGTGCAGCGGCTTCCGTCTCTTTTCAGAATCGGAATCTTTTTCGAGGCTCAGAGACTTTTATGATAAAATTCCGTGGTGCTTATGAAGTGATTTCCGGACTTCAGGCTGGTTATTCGAATAATAACTATACGGAATATGGGGTGGAGACAAGCATTAATTTCCCTAACTTCCTGTTTCCCTTTCTTTCATCGGACTTTAAACGGAAAATCCGGGCTACTACGGAGTTCGGATTGCAATATAATTATCAGTTGCGACCTGAGTTTCTGCGTACGATGGCTTCCGCCAATTGGAGCTATAAGTGGACTCAGCGTCAGCGAATACAGCACCGTATCGACTTGATTAATATTGGTTTTCTCTATTTGCCGCGTATCTCCGATAAATTCAGAGAGGATTATATAAACAAGGGGCAGAATCAGGTTTTCCAGTATAATTATCAGAATCGCTTGATTATAAATATGGGATATAGCTATAATTATAATAGCGTAGGCGGATCGATAGTTAATAATACAATCGCTGCTAATTCATATTCTATCCGTTTTAATTTCGAATCTGCAGGAAATGTAATGTATGCTTTGTCGAAGGCTACCGGTATTCGGAAGAATAGTAATGGTGAGTATGCAATTTTAGGTATTCCTTATGCCCAATATCTGAAGGGGGAATTTGATTTTGCTAAAAATATCCGGATTGACCGTCGAAATTCATTTGCGTTTCATGCAGGTGTAGGAATTGCTGTTCCTTATGGAAATGCGAAAACAATTCCGTTTGAGAAGCAATATTTCTCCGGTGGTGCTAATAGTGTTCGTGGCTGGTCTGTACGTGATTTGGGGCCGGGTTCTTTTGCCGGAAATGGAAATCTGCTGGATCAATCCGGCGATATTAAGTTGGATGCCAGCATTGAGTATCGGAGTAAATTGTTCTGGAAGTTCCAGGGGGCAGTATTTGTAGATGCGGGTAATATCTGGACAATCAGGAATTACGCGAATCAGCCGGGTGGTGTATTTGAATTTGATAAGTTCTATAAGCAGATAGCAGTGGCTTACGGATTAGGGTTGCGCCTTGATTTGGATTTCTTTATCCTTCGTTTTGATGGGGGTATGAAAGCGGTTAATCCGGCTTTCCAAACAAAGAAAGAGCATTTTCCTATTATTCATCCTAAATTTAGTCGTGATTTTGCTTTCCATTTCGCAGTGGGATATCCTTTCTGA
- a CDS encoding TrmH family RNA methyltransferase, with product MASLSKNKIKYIHSLEQKKIRKEEQVFLAEGPKLVGDLLEHFPCRFLAATSVWLQKHPDIHANEIAEVSQDELSRASLLKTPQQVLAVFEQPRYTLNPEAVHQSLCLALDDIQDPGNLGTIIRLADWFGIEHIICSQNTVDVYNPKTVQATMGGIARVKVHYTSLPDFIRSLGDAPVFGTFLDGKNMYEQPLSATGLIVMGNEGNGIGKEVEALINRKLYIPNYPQGQETSESLNVAIATAVICAEFRRQAAWK from the coding sequence ATGGCATCATTAAGTAAAAACAAAATAAAGTATATCCACTCGCTGGAACAGAAGAAAATACGTAAAGAAGAACAGGTATTTCTTGCCGAAGGCCCTAAACTGGTAGGTGATTTACTTGAACATTTTCCTTGTCGTTTTCTGGCTGCCACTTCAGTATGGCTTCAAAAACATCCCGATATTCATGCAAATGAAATCGCAGAAGTTTCACAGGATGAACTCTCACGAGCCAGTTTACTGAAAACTCCCCAACAGGTACTTGCTGTTTTTGAACAACCCCGCTATACTTTAAATCCGGAAGCTGTACACCAGTCTCTTTGTCTGGCACTGGACGACATTCAGGATCCCGGAAATTTGGGGACTATTATCCGATTGGCCGATTGGTTCGGTATCGAGCATATTATCTGTTCACAGAATACAGTAGACGTATATAACCCAAAAACCGTACAAGCCACCATGGGCGGAATCGCACGGGTAAAGGTGCACTATACTTCTCTTCCCGATTTTATCCGCTCACTTGGAGATGCTCCCGTATTCGGCACTTTCCTGGATGGAAAAAACATGTACGAGCAGCCATTATCTGCTACCGGGTTGATCGTTATGGGAAACGAAGGAAACGGAATAGGAAAAGAGGTGGAAGCACTGATCAATAGAAAACTATATATTCCCAATTATCCGCAGGGGCAGGAAACTTCCGAATCACTCAATGTAGCCATCGCTACCGCAGTAATCTGTGCCGAGTTCCGTCGACAGGCTGCATGGAAATAA
- a CDS encoding DUF4296 domain-containing protein, with protein sequence MNNKFRFHLCLVCMLAFAVAGCKVKRPGDVISESKMENLLYDYHLAKSMGDNLPYSENYKKALYVDAVFKKYGTTQAEFDSSMVWYTRNTEVLSKIYEKVRKRFKDEQELVGDLIAKRDKKPKMTKQGDSIDVWPWQRMVRLTGEMMNNQYIFTLPTDSNYKDRDTLVWEVRYRFLEPMLADSLRFVTMAMQVIYEKDTINCWETVTEPGVQQIRLFADTLGQMKEIKGFIYYPVENQQKVGTLLADRFSMIRYHCTDTLAFAVRDSLNKIEALRVDSLKKLADKEKVDSLQKVIEENKEDAQRLTPEEMNRRRSGTQREKKPEQIEVEQHIQQERIEQRRERQMNQRKQQQQRRQTR encoded by the coding sequence ATGAATAATAAATTTCGGTTTCATCTGTGTCTTGTCTGCATGCTTGCTTTTGCAGTGGCCGGGTGTAAAGTGAAAAGGCCCGGTGATGTTATCTCTGAATCGAAGATGGAGAATCTGCTGTATGATTATCATCTGGCAAAATCCATGGGAGACAACCTGCCTTATAGTGAAAACTATAAGAAAGCGCTGTATGTGGATGCCGTTTTTAAGAAATATGGGACTACACAGGCTGAATTCGATTCGTCTATGGTTTGGTATACACGTAACACAGAAGTGCTATCGAAAATTTATGAAAAGGTAAGAAAGCGTTTTAAAGACGAACAGGAACTTGTTGGTGACCTGATAGCCAAACGTGACAAGAAGCCGAAAATGACTAAACAAGGTGACAGTATCGATGTTTGGCCATGGCAGCGTATGGTACGTTTGACCGGTGAAATGATGAATAATCAGTATATATTTACTTTGCCGACTGACTCTAATTATAAAGACCGGGATACTTTGGTGTGGGAAGTGAGATATCGTTTCCTCGAACCGATGCTTGCCGATTCTTTGAGATTTGTTACTATGGCGATGCAGGTGATATACGAAAAAGATACAATCAACTGTTGGGAGACTGTGACCGAACCGGGTGTTCAGCAGATACGTCTTTTTGCAGATACATTGGGGCAGATGAAGGAGATAAAAGGTTTCATTTATTATCCGGTGGAAAATCAGCAGAAAGTGGGAACATTATTGGCCGATCGTTTTTCGATGATCCGCTACCATTGTACGGATACGCTTGCTTTTGCTGTTCGTGATTCGTTGAATAAGATAGAAGCTTTACGGGTGGATTCTTTGAAAAAACTTGCTGATAAAGAAAAAGTTGATTCGCTACAGAAAGTGATAGAAGAAAATAAAGAGGATGCCCAACGTCTGACACCGGAAGAAATGAACCGTCGTCGCTCGGGAACTCAGCGTGAGAAGAAGCCGGAGCAGATTGAAGTAGAGCAGCATATCCAGCAAGAAAGGATAGAACAGAGAAGAGAACGGCAGATGAACCAACGTAAGCAGCAACAGCAAAGACGTCAAACCCGTTAG